One region of Chryseobacterium sp. SORGH_AS_0447 genomic DNA includes:
- a CDS encoding IS3 family transposase has product MGFRWNHKRVYRIYKSMKLNLRSKRKKRLPARAKEPLFRPVYPNVIWSMDFMHDTLENGKSVRSLNIIADFNREILNITIDTSLPSARVVCELEQLIDWRGKPEKIRVDNGPEFIGEKLKGWCDKNDIALHYIQPGKPTQNSLVERFNRTFRTEFLDVYLFENIRQMRNYSEIWMWMYNNERPHSALQYLHLGTFC; this is encoded by the coding sequence CTGGGTTTCAGGTGGAACCACAAGCGGGTTTACAGGATTTATAAATCAATGAAGCTGAATCTGAGAAGTAAACGAAAGAAACGCCTTCCGGCAAGAGCGAAAGAGCCTTTGTTTCGTCCTGTTTATCCCAATGTAATATGGAGTATGGATTTTATGCACGATACTCTGGAGAATGGCAAAAGCGTGAGAAGCCTTAATATCATTGCTGATTTTAATAGAGAGATTTTGAATATTACCATCGACACCAGTTTACCATCGGCAAGAGTGGTTTGCGAACTGGAACAACTGATCGACTGGCGTGGAAAACCGGAAAAGATAAGAGTGGACAACGGTCCTGAGTTTATTGGTGAAAAACTAAAAGGCTGGTGCGACAAAAATGATATTGCGCTTCATTATATCCAACCTGGAAAACCAACGCAAAACTCTCTGGTAGAAAGATTCAACAGGACTTTTCGGACAGAATTTTTAGATGTTTATTTATTTGAGAACATCAGGCAGATGAGAAATTATTCAGAAATCTGGATGTGGATGTATAACAATGAGCGCCCGCACAGTGCGCTGCAATACCTACACCTCGGGACTTTTTGTTGA